The Cutaneotrichosporon cavernicola HIS019 DNA, chromosome: 3 region TATGTGGCTCGACAGCTGAGGcacgcagctcgtcgtACACGCCCCAGCTGCGGAGAAGGCGCGTGACGTTGGGCGTGAGCTGGATGCCAGCGCCGACCTGGTGTTAGCGGGTCGGTCCAGAGTCCAGACGGGGAGACTGACCTCGCCGAGTTTGGCTGCCTGTTCGAGGACGGTCACCTTATGTCCCGCTAGCGAGCAGGAGATGGCGGCAGAGAGTccgccgaggccggcgccgacgatgacgacgtggAGGGCCGTGttgctgccgccgccgttggTGTGGCCGTTCGAGTTGTGGACTGTCATTGATGAGTGCGAGGGCGAATGGGAGAGAGATGTGGGGCCACTCCCAACGATGTGGACTTCTTATCACGTTGTTTCTTGCGTGACGGGGAAAGCACTACCGTCAGCCAGCACCTTGAGTGACCGAGCGGCATCCTCGGTAAGTGGCGCTTGGGGCGACTGACGAGCGGCGTTCTACTGGGAGCACATGATGCTTCTACCCGGGTAGCTCAATCCGCTGTCTGCTGTTGCGAAGCCACAATATGCCGGATGATTGATAGCAGAAAGATGTTGTGACATCCGATCTATCCGCGGGTGTAAAGGGTGGAATGGTGGGCACTAGTCATCCGCACTCACGCAACACATTCCTTtgtctcctctctctctctctctcgcttCCCACCCCACTCAGTGCGGCGTTCATCTTGGACAACATGATGCTTCTCGTCCTGTTCAGTCAACATGCCGCGTAACATGTCAAGTTGGACAGTCCTCCAACTCACCTGAACGAGGCCATAAGAACCGCCGCAAGCGGAAGAACAAGTCCTCAAGTTCTTGCCCTCCCTCCAAGACAGAATCAAAGGTCACGCAAACAAGCATCATGACAGTCACAGGCTCTCTCCCGACCTCTGGCCCTTTGGCCCCGCCTCCCGCGTACGAGATCCAAGTCGCCAACGACAGCCAGGAGCTGCTCATCAATGATATCAAGTCTGAGAACATTGAGCCTCTGTGGCCAAAGATGGGGCGGCTGAACCCTCCCACGCCCGAGCCCAAGGCAGTGGCTCACAAGTTCGAGTACGCCAAATTGCGCCCACACCTTATCCGGGCCGGCAAGCTAGTCACGGAGaagcaggccgagcgccgcgtACTCATGCTCATCAACCCCGCCATGGGTACGTTTGCAGATGATAGCAAGGCTCATGTCCAGAGGCACCGCATACCACAGACACGCTGTACGCAGGCCTTCAGCTTGTCATGCCGGGTGAAACGGCGCCCGCACACCGTCACACAGCCTTTGCCTGCCGCTTCATCATCGAGGGCAATGGCGGCTTCACAGCCGTACATGGCAGGCGGATCAAAATGCACCGTGGGGACTTTATCCTCACGCCGACGTGGTGCTACCACGACCACGGCAACGAGTCCGAGGCATCTCCTATGATCTggctcgacggcctcgacctgccTCAGTTCCAGCACTTTCCTGTTCACTTTGTACAGCATTACGAGCAACCCCGCTACCCGGCCGAAGATGCGCCTACTTCTCCGATTGTGTTCCCGTGGGTCGACATGCAGGCAGCTCTTGATGCCAAGGACGGCCAACACGTGGTTGTACGCTACACG contains the following coding sequences:
- a CDS encoding uncharacterized protein (gentisate), with protein sequence MTVTGSLPTSGPLAPPPAYEIQVANDSQELLINDIKSENIEPLWPKMGRLNPPTPEPKAVAHKFEYAKLRPHLIRAGKLVTEKQAERRVLMLINPAMEAPHTTDTLYAGLQLVMPGETAPAHRHTAFACRFIIEGNGGFTAVHGRRIKMHRGDFILTPTWCYHDHGNESEASPMIWLDGLDLPQFQHFPVHFVQHYEQPRYPAEDAPTSPIVFPWVDMQAALDAKDGQHVVVRYTSKQPGEEGNEVSKIIGAQCERLDAGASSEPIRETTSAVYHVIDGSGRSTVGDKVIEWVKGDTFTVPSWQKYSHTADENSYLYRFDDRPMITALGFYRNDKEDFYNQL